AGAATCTTCAAAATCAATAAAGTGGTCTTTATTAATTTTCATTCCATCTGCCCAATTTACTCTATGCTTATATTTAGATTCCATAATTTAAAGAATTTTTCTGCTATATTCTATATTCAAATTTTTAATACAATTAGAACCATCATTTCTAAAAATAGTTAATCGTTTTATATTAATTCTTTTCCCTCTAATTTTTTGACAGAACACCAAAAATGTGGTATTCCTTCCGTTTACAACAATAGGCTTATTAACGTCTCCACAGAAATAGTTCGAAAATTCTTTTTCGGTAATTTTACTTTCCGACACTTTGTAAAGCCTTTTTTCTAAATCAGGTTCGCTAATGTAAGGTACTTCAATATTTTCCAACTGCTCTTCTTCATTTTTATCATCAGCCAAAACGGGCTCATACGGTATATCCCAACCTATTGGCCTTTCTGGTTCAATTATTGGAGCATCAATTTGTGCAGTTGGTGTTTCCTTCTCATAAACCCGAATTCTTTTTTTACCGATGTGCTGTATATCACCATTAACAACTAATGTTATGGTTTTTAAACCAGATTCTTCATAAACATATGTTGCAGATCTAGTTGTAGCATTGGCATTAGCGGTTTCACCAAAACGCCACTCCCAACTGTAAGCATTTTTTGTGTTATCTATAACTTTTAACTCTTGCCCTACGGTAATACTATCTGGTATAATTAAATTTGGAATTTTAGTAGGATCTAAAACAAACTTTTTCTCTTTAATAATAATCGTCTCTGTTTTTTCGCAGCTATTATTCACTAATAATCTAACGTTATATTCTCCAGGCTCTTTATAGATATGAAAAGCTTGACTAGTAACAGAAACGTCGGTACTATCGCCAAAATCCCACTCCCAACTCTGACCTTGTTCCGTAATGTCTGTAAATTTTATAAGCTCACCTACTCTATAGTCGTTGGCCTTAATATCAATATTAATTTGATCACAAGGAAAATCTGTGTAATACCTGTACGCCAAAGCACTCCCTGAAATAAAAAAGACTACCAAAAACAAATACACTACATTTTTATCTAGATATTTTGTTAAATTTTCGTTCTTAGATTTACTCATTTGTTAAATTATTTTATAATTCTTTAATCACAATTTTATAAGGAAAAATATTTACTGCTTGTTTTTTTAGAATAGACAGTAAATTTTCATTTAAATAATCCCACTCGTAAGGTTTTAAGTTCCCGTTTTCACTAGGTATTAAGATAATTTCAATGCATTGCAAAATCCCTTTGGTTATAGACAAATCTGTCATAAAACCCTTTTTAACTTCAATATGCTTTATGTTTTTGCCATACAATTCGTAACATACCGCTTTTAAATCTTCCTCGGTTACAATTCTATTTTTTGTTAAAGTAACGCGTCTGTAAGCCTCTATACGCTGCTCCATAGTTAAACTATTACTACCGCCAAAAACAGGTCTTAAAAAATAACTGCTTTTCGTTTTTAAATTAGGGCCTTTATAAATTTCAAGACTTTTTCTTGCCTTTATATGGTTTGCTTCCTCTCCATTTGTGGTCCAATAGGTTACATTAATATTTTCACTACTTGTAAAAGGAT
The window above is part of the Algibacter sp. L3A6 genome. Proteins encoded here:
- a CDS encoding PKD domain-containing protein, with translation MSKSKNENLTKYLDKNVVYLFLVVFFISGSALAYRYYTDFPCDQINIDIKANDYRVGELIKFTDITEQGQSWEWDFGDSTDVSVTSQAFHIYKEPGEYNVRLLVNNSCEKTETIIIKEKKFVLDPTKIPNLIIPDSITVGQELKVIDNTKNAYSWEWRFGETANANATTRSATYVYEESGLKTITLVVNGDIQHIGKKRIRVYEKETPTAQIDAPIIEPERPIGWDIPYEPVLADDKNEEEQLENIEVPYISEPDLEKRLYKVSESKITEKEFSNYFCGDVNKPIVVNGRNTTFLVFCQKIRGKRINIKRLTIFRNDGSNCIKNLNIEYSRKIL